In Camelina sativa cultivar DH55 chromosome 13, Cs, whole genome shotgun sequence, the genomic window tagtacataaattatcaatatatattgaCCAACCATTGAATCAATAGTACAGTGTACAAAGAACATGAAATAGCCAAAAAAGCAAGGACTAGACAGTGCCAGTCAGAATCTGAATCCCAGGATCTGATGCTCTCTCTCATACATATCCTTAATCATGccttatttatttaattaattatttagtatTCATGTACCAAGAAGAATCACTTATATGGGACCAAACCCAATCaagattaatttttaaataattaatcataaTCTTGATTAAGGAGAGAACTATAGGTTATATGTATTGGGTAGAGAGAGGGAGCAATTAAAAGCAATGATGGTGGGTTCATTGGCTGGCATGTTTCTTCTGATCTGTTTCTATAAAAGTCATACCCCTATAACACAGTCCACTCTAattattacttctttttttggtaataaaacTATGAATGCCATAATAACAAGGCACATTTCAAATAATCAATCTAGAAATGGTTGAATACAATTTATATCATTGTTGGTAAGACAATGAACCTAAACCTGAATGCTGCACTCAATGAAAAGAACCAacgataaattattttttggaatattggAAATACGTTGACCAAAAAATGGGCCACAAGCTTTACAGGCCGGCCAATTTAGAGAGCAACCTTGTACAAAAGAAAGGGAACGCTTGCAGATTTTGGTTGTCGTTGCAAAAgcttgataataataataatatttgtaacaaaTCATAGCGATGTCTTGACATAAACAGAGGCCAATGTTTGCAACAAGAGTAGAGAATCTAAAGCTACATTAATAAAACCTGTTTGGATACAAGATATTGGGCTGAACACGAGGAACCGTCAAGGATTCGGGTGCCTGCAACAAATAGTAAGAAAGACAGAGCAACAATGGTCAATGCAAGAGACTTCAGTGTTTCTAAACGGAGANATCCTCTGAAATGCCTAAAAAGAAGTTATTTTTTTCACTTGTTTAGATCTGATTACACAAACtactttattgttttttttttttcttttgggttctCAGATTTGTTCTTAAAAAGTTACTTGTAactgtttgaccaaaaaaaaaaaaaaaaaaaNAGAGGGAGCAATTAAAAGCAATGATGGTGGGTTCATTGGCTGGCATGTTTCTTCTGATCTGTTTCTATAAAAGTCATACCCCTATAACACAGTCCACTCTAattattacttctttttttggtaataaaacTATGAATGCCATAATAACAAGGCACATTTCAAATAATCAATCTAGAAATGGTTGAATACAATTTATATCATTGTTGGTAAGACAATGAACCTAAACCTGAATGCTGCACTCAATGAAAAGAACCAacgataaattattttttggaatattggAAATACGTTGACCAAAAAATGGGCCACAAGCTTTACAGGCCGGCCAATTTAGAGAGCAACCTTGTACAAAAGAAAGGGAACGCTTGCAGATTTTGGTTGTCGTTGCAAAAgcttgataataataataatatttgtaacaaaTCATAGCGATGTCTTGACATAAACAGAGGCCAATGTTTGCAACAAGAGTAGAGAATCTAAAGCTACATTAATAAAACCTGTTTGGATACAAGATATTGGGCTGAACACGAGGAACCGTCAAGGATTCGGGTGCCTGCAACAAATAGTAAGAAAGACAGAGCAACAATGGTCAATGCAAGAGACTTCAGTGTTTCTAAACGGAGAAACATGAAGAAAGTATCTAAGAGTAAAGTTAACCTGAAAAGATGTGCGTCTGACGCGTTCAATGTTTGTGCATAAGTCATAGTGGCACTAGGCCACTCTGTATATGAAGGTGTGATCATAGCCGGGTTTAAGGGATGCCCATAGTTTAGGCCGGCTTGAGTTCTTGGCATCTGCGGGAAAATTGCGTCATGGAACGGAAGCTGAATTGGTATCGGACTGAAGTTTTGTACCGGTGGTGTAACCCTCACGTACCTGCAAACACCACCAAAAACCTGTTAATTTCGATGAAGAGAAACATGGCGTAAAGATTGTTATTATCATGAGAGGCGATGGAAGGGTTAGTTTAACCTGTTACGGTCATAATCAGGATCATAACGatccttctctctatctctaataATGGCAACCCGAGAAGTCCTTCCTGAGTCTCTGATAGCACCATTCCTCTCTACATCAACAggattactattattattaattaccaCTCCGGTCTCATGTCTACTCGGAGGACATTgataattatgttttgtgtcAAGGtgagcaggaggaggaggaggagctcgTATTGAAGAGTCTTCAGAGTCTGAACTGCTAGGGCTGTTGAAGATGCGAGCCCGAGCTTTATCatactcttcttttctctcttcaacGCTTCTCAAGAGATTCTTTTCAACTCCTGATCCACTACCTATCCCACCAGATCCTCTGTTGGGTCTAGGCTTGATCGCAATTTTGCCTACAGGCCTACCATGAATCTCAGGTTGCTTCACAGGAATCTCAGACAAACAGACGTATGGGTATCTACTATCTGCCGTTTTGGTCGCCAGGATTCTGTTCCCTGAGCCATCAAGACCACCACCGTCTAAAGCCGTGGTAAACAGGCCGTAATGTTGAGCAACACGGTGTGCAATAAGACGAAGATAAGATGTTGGCAAAGGCTGGAACTCATATTGTTGCTGCTCTGGACTTTGAAAGAACTTCTGTATATCGAGCTCCATACGCAAAACTGGcataccaagaagaagaaaaagaaaagagataaggAAACATTATGATCCATCCAAATACAATGATGCTTATACAATACAGGAAGAGAACATATTAAACAAGGATGGGCATAAGAGTcttcaaaaacagagcaattgcATTCTTAATTCAGTTTAATTGAGCTAACAAAAGTAGTGATTCTGATATCCCTAAAGCAATTAGCCATGGATCTAATCTAATCATCAATTACAAAAGCCAAACCCTAATTCCTTTACAAAATCCgaccaaaaaccctaaaccagGAACTCAATCAAATTTGAGAAACCCAGAATTACACGAGACAATAACGAACCTTTATAGACGACAACCGCTAGAGACATAACCCTTAATCAGATCAAATNCTTCTGTATATCGAGCTCCATACGCAAAACTGGCACAccgacaagaaaacaaaaagagagagagagagagatagggaaCATTATCATCCATCCAAATACCATAATGCTCATACATACAGGAAGAGAACATATCAAACAAAGATGAACATAAGAAGAGTcttcaaaaacagagcaattgcATTCTTAATTCagtttaattaagcttaatgGAGTAGTGATTCTGAATATCCCTAAAGCAATTAGCCATGGATCTAATCTAATCATCAAGTACAAAAGCCAAACCCTAATTCCTTAACAAAATCcaaccaaaaaccctaaaccagGGACCTCAATCAAATTGGAGAAACCCAGACGACAACCGCTAGAGACAGAACCTTAAATCAGATCAAAATCcaacaaataaattaacttgAAATTAAAAGGGCTTTCAGGGAATTGACTTACTGGTGAGACGATGACGAGGGTTCTGAAGAGCTTCGACCAAAAAAGGATCCACCATAGCTTCCTTCTCGCTCATAGCAGCCATGGAACGGatcgtttcttctctctctcaaaaattcgTCTTTAGTTTTCCCGATTAACCCCGTAGAGAAATAAGGGAAACGCCCCAGAAAAAAAGGATCGACCAAGAGAATTCAATTGAAGAGAGATTGAAAAGCAAATCGATGAGATAGATAAGACGAAATCGAATTCCAAATCCAAGAAGAGGATCAAGGAACGGAAAAGACCTTATcgaccctctctctctctctcttgcgaACACAAAACTAGTGGGGAGAATAAAATAAAGTTGCAGcctttcgattttttttttataaaacccaaaaacgtTTTCAGTTTGAAAATTTTCCCAAAGTTGTTGTCTTTGGGTCCGGCCAAAATACTACAGAAGACAACTTTCGCTTTTGAATACAAAATAATTCTTTTGGGGTCATCATATTCTTATTCTTATGTGGTCGGTTATGACTcttgatttcaaagttttaactttttttttttttacatacgTAATCGTTTACAAGAAACCTTGTTTATATAGACAAAGCACCatgtttattttcattataCACATCAGTTTTTAGTATATTCTATACACAACTAAATCACACATGTCACACACAACCCAAAAGCTATCCACAACTTCTACTGGTACTTGCCGTTTTCA contains:
- the LOC104734514 gene encoding uncharacterized protein LOC104734514; the protein is MAAMSEKEAMVDPFLVEALQNPRHRLTILRMELDIQKFFQSPEQQQYEFQPLPTSYLRLIAHRVAQHYGLFTTALDGGGLDGSGNRILATKTADSRYPYVCLSEIPVKQPEIHGRPVGKIAIKPRPNRGSGGIGSGSGVEKNLLRSVEERKEEYDKARARIFNSPSSSDSEDSSIRAPPPPPAHLDTKHNYQCPPSRHETGVVINNNSNPVDVERNGAIRDSGRTSRVAIIRDREKDRYDPDYDRNRYVRVTPPVQNFSPIPIQLPFHDAIFPQMPRTQAGLNYGHPLNPAMITPSYTEWPSATMTYAQTLNASDAHLFRHPNP